The following are encoded in a window of Thermus hydrothermalis genomic DNA:
- a CDS encoding PucR family transcriptional regulator: protein MPEAEFGQDPISFTALAEALGLTLRVPTSRPALFVLPEPRPLLPLEGALLLFRPEGSLFRYRAATGFLLPGPDPEVEAFAQSEGLGLALYPPWLGREEVEKALALRLFALAPGLALASLVDLLLKLPDRPFLEVLHQATGLPLARVAPWGEVLGFAGPVPPRHPEAPGEGRGWLALEAGEGVLVAYGEEGALKRARGLLEVAARLLKVRSLEKSLERMREESLGAALLEGLILGEAEAERLFAFGFAEGVEWVLALAEPPEVPGRHRLAEERRREATLELRRQAGAYLDRLGVPYLLATRGNRVAAMWQVHSPKKEAEGLLKALIPGSRLGYSAVHADRAVQEAYREALIALKAARAGEALSFTGLDPVAFVLLQQSPEDLRALVERYLPLPPKLLRTLEAYMASGSVEEAASRLHVHPNTLRYRLKRIEAVVGPLGQPETLARVHLALRARDLLLG from the coding sequence ATGCCCGAGGCAGAGTTTGGTCAAGACCCCATCTCCTTCACCGCCCTGGCGGAGGCCCTGGGCCTAACCCTCCGGGTCCCCACCTCCCGCCCCGCCCTCTTCGTCCTCCCCGAGCCCCGCCCGCTCCTCCCCCTGGAGGGGGCCCTCCTCCTCTTCCGCCCCGAGGGGAGCCTCTTCCGTTACCGGGCGGCCACGGGCTTCCTCCTCCCCGGGCCCGACCCCGAGGTGGAGGCCTTCGCCCAAAGCGAGGGCCTGGGCCTGGCCCTTTACCCCCCTTGGCTCGGCCGGGAGGAGGTGGAGAAGGCCCTCGCCCTCCGCCTCTTCGCCCTGGCGCCGGGCCTAGCCTTGGCAAGCCTCGTGGACCTCCTCCTGAAGCTTCCGGACCGCCCCTTCCTGGAGGTCCTGCACCAGGCCACGGGCCTGCCCCTGGCCCGGGTGGCCCCCTGGGGGGAGGTCCTGGGCTTCGCCGGCCCCGTGCCCCCCAGGCACCCCGAGGCTCCGGGGGAGGGCCGGGGGTGGCTTGCCCTCGAGGCCGGGGAAGGGGTGCTGGTGGCCTACGGGGAGGAGGGGGCGCTCAAGCGGGCGAGGGGGCTTCTGGAGGTGGCGGCCCGGCTCCTCAAGGTGCGCTCCTTGGAGAAAAGCCTGGAAAGGATGCGGGAGGAGTCCTTGGGGGCGGCGCTTCTGGAGGGCCTCATCCTGGGGGAGGCGGAGGCGGAAAGGCTTTTCGCCTTCGGCTTCGCCGAGGGGGTGGAGTGGGTCCTGGCCTTGGCCGAGCCCCCCGAGGTCCCGGGCCGCCACCGCCTGGCGGAGGAAAGGCGCAGGGAGGCCACCCTGGAACTGAGGCGCCAGGCGGGGGCCTACCTGGACCGGCTCGGCGTCCCCTACCTCCTCGCCACCCGGGGGAACCGGGTGGCAGCCATGTGGCAGGTGCATAGCCCCAAAAAGGAGGCGGAAGGGCTTCTCAAAGCCCTCATCCCGGGAAGCCGCCTGGGCTACTCCGCCGTCCACGCCGACCGGGCGGTGCAGGAGGCCTACCGCGAGGCCCTCATCGCCCTCAAGGCGGCGCGGGCGGGGGAGGCCCTCTCCTTCACAGGCCTGGACCCCGTGGCCTTCGTCCTCCTGCAACAGTCCCCGGAGGACCTCAGGGCCCTGGTGGAGCGTTACCTCCCCCTTCCCCCCAAGCTCCTTCGGACCCTCGAGGCCTACATGGCCTCGGGGAGCGTGGAGGAAGCGGCGAGCAGGCTCCACGTCCACCCCAACACCCTGCGCTACCGCCTGAAGCGCATTGAGGCCGTGGTGGGCCCCTTGGGCCAGCCGGAAACCCTGGCCCGGGTGCACCTCGCCCTCCGGGCCCGCGACCTCCTTTTGGGCTAA
- the hpaI gene encoding 2,4-dihydroxyhept-2-ene-1,7-dioic acid aldolase, protein MFQGSIPPLPTPFRKGKLDEEALRRLVERVVQGGSHGVSVGGTTGEPGTQTLEERKRALEVVLDQVAGRVPVIPGTGALRLEETLELTRFAREAGAQGAMVIVPYYVKPNQEGLYRYFAEVAKAVPDFPLLIYNIPGRAGVEIAPKTVARLRRDFPNIVGLKHSSKDLEYLSHLFAEAGRDFLVFCGLESLTLPMMSLGAVGTIAATANWLPKEVALLCERALAGDYEGAREMHYYLLEANEAIFWDTNPIPLKTVLAWMGLLEKEWRPPLGPTTPEVEMRLRRMAERYGLVPVEAA, encoded by the coding sequence ATGTTCCAGGGTTCCATACCGCCCTTACCCACACCCTTTCGCAAGGGCAAGCTAGACGAGGAGGCCTTGCGCCGCCTGGTGGAGCGGGTGGTGCAGGGGGGGTCCCACGGGGTGAGCGTGGGGGGAACCACGGGGGAGCCCGGCACCCAGACCCTGGAGGAGCGAAAACGGGCCCTAGAGGTGGTCCTGGACCAGGTGGCGGGGAGGGTGCCCGTCATCCCGGGAACGGGGGCCTTGCGCCTGGAGGAAACCCTGGAGCTCACCCGCTTCGCCCGGGAGGCGGGGGCGCAAGGGGCCATGGTCATCGTCCCCTACTACGTGAAGCCCAACCAGGAGGGCCTTTACCGCTACTTCGCCGAGGTGGCCAAGGCGGTGCCCGACTTCCCCCTCCTCATCTACAACATCCCCGGGCGGGCGGGGGTGGAGATCGCCCCTAAGACCGTGGCCCGCCTCCGGCGGGACTTCCCCAACATCGTGGGCCTCAAGCACTCCTCCAAGGACCTGGAGTACCTCTCCCACCTCTTCGCCGAGGCGGGGCGGGACTTCCTCGTCTTCTGCGGCCTGGAGAGCCTCACCCTGCCCATGATGAGCCTGGGGGCGGTGGGCACCATCGCCGCCACTGCCAACTGGCTCCCCAAGGAGGTGGCCCTCCTCTGCGAGAGGGCCCTGGCGGGGGACTACGAGGGGGCCAGGGAGATGCACTACTACCTCCTCGAGGCCAACGAGGCCATCTTCTGGGACACGAACCCCATCCCCCTCAAGACCGTGCTCGCCTGGATGGGGCTTTTGGAGAAGGAGTGGCGGCCCCCCTTGGGCCCCACCACCCCCGAGGTGGAGATGCGGCTTCGGCGGATGGCGGAGCGCTACGGCCTCGTCCCCGTGGAGGCGGCATGA
- a CDS encoding fumarylacetoacetate hydrolase family protein codes for MKLARFLAKGRVHQGVYRDGLLLDEAGEAHDPEGVTWLLPFTPGKILGVALNYADHAEELGLARPEEPALFWKPNTSLLPHKGVVLYPKGARFVHYEVELAVVVGRPMKRVKAKDALDYVLGYTIANDLVARDYVTNTFRPPIRAKGRDTFLPLGPFLAVGEVEDPQNLWLRAYVNGELRQEGHTSRMLYSVAELLAFISEFMTLEPYDVLLTGTPKGISQVHPGDVMRLEIEGLGALENPIEEEA; via the coding sequence ATGAAGCTCGCCCGCTTTCTCGCCAAGGGAAGGGTGCACCAGGGGGTCTATAGGGACGGCCTCCTCCTGGACGAGGCGGGGGAGGCCCACGACCCCGAGGGGGTGACCTGGCTCCTCCCCTTCACCCCGGGGAAGATCCTGGGGGTGGCCCTGAACTACGCCGACCACGCCGAGGAACTGGGCCTCGCCCGCCCCGAGGAGCCCGCCCTCTTCTGGAAGCCCAACACGAGCCTCCTCCCCCACAAGGGGGTGGTGCTTTACCCCAAGGGGGCGCGGTTCGTCCACTACGAGGTGGAGCTCGCCGTGGTGGTGGGGAGGCCCATGAAGCGGGTGAAGGCCAAGGACGCCCTGGACTACGTCCTCGGCTACACCATCGCCAACGACCTGGTGGCCCGGGACTACGTGACGAACACCTTCCGCCCCCCCATCCGGGCCAAGGGGCGGGACACCTTCTTGCCCCTTGGGCCCTTCCTGGCGGTGGGGGAGGTGGAGGACCCCCAGAACCTCTGGCTAAGGGCCTACGTGAACGGGGAGCTCCGGCAGGAGGGGCACACCTCGAGGATGCTCTACTCCGTGGCGGAGCTTTTGGCGTTCATCTCCGAGTTCATGACCCTGGAGCCCTACGATGTCCTCCTCACCGGCACCCCCAAGGGGATCAGCCAGGTCCACCCGGGGGACGTGATGCGCCTGGAGATTGAGGGCCTGGGGGCCCTGGAAAACCCCATAGAGGAGGAAGCATGA
- the hpaE gene encoding 5-carboxymethyl-2-hydroxymuconate semialdehyde dehydrogenase codes for MRYADAVAGIPWETIEAVRRRLQEKPALHFIKGEFLPSESGETFPSLDPASNEVLGHAARGGEREVDRAARAAHEAFATWSRTKAKERKRYLLKVAELIEKHADELAVMECLDAGQVLRIVRAQVARAAENFAFYAEYAEHAMEDRTYPVDRDWLYYALRVPVGPVGIITPWNAPLMLSTWRIAPALAFGDTVVLKPAEWSPFTASKLAEIFQEADLPPGVFNLVQGFGEEAGAALVAHPLVPLITLTGETETGKVVMQNAARHLKRLSLELGGKSPALVFADADLERALDAVVFQIYSFNGERCTASSRLLVEEGIFEEFVAKVAERARAIRVGHPLDPETEVGPLIHPEHLERVLGYVRVGLEEGARLLVGGRRATRSFRGEDLSQGNYLEPTLFVGENHMRIAQEEIFGPVLLAIPFKDKEDALRKANDTKYGLAAYVFTKDLERAHRLALELEAGMVYLNSHNVRHLPTPFGGVKASGDRREGGFYALEFYTDLKSVALPLRPPHIPRFGK; via the coding sequence ATGAGGTACGCCGACGCCGTGGCGGGAATCCCTTGGGAAACCATTGAGGCGGTGCGGCGGCGCCTCCAGGAGAAGCCCGCCCTCCACTTCATCAAGGGGGAGTTCCTCCCCTCGGAAAGCGGGGAAACCTTCCCCTCCCTGGACCCCGCCAGCAACGAGGTCCTGGGCCATGCGGCGAGGGGCGGGGAGCGGGAGGTGGACCGCGCCGCCCGGGCGGCCCACGAGGCCTTCGCCACGTGGAGCCGCACCAAGGCCAAGGAGAGGAAGCGCTACCTCCTCAAGGTGGCGGAGCTCATAGAGAAGCACGCCGACGAGCTCGCCGTGATGGAGTGCCTGGACGCCGGGCAGGTCCTGCGCATCGTGCGGGCCCAGGTGGCCCGCGCCGCCGAGAACTTCGCCTTCTACGCCGAGTACGCCGAGCACGCCATGGAGGACCGCACCTACCCCGTGGACCGGGACTGGCTCTACTACGCCCTTAGGGTCCCCGTGGGCCCCGTGGGCATCATCACCCCCTGGAACGCCCCCCTGATGCTCTCCACCTGGCGCATCGCCCCCGCCCTGGCCTTCGGGGATACCGTGGTCCTGAAGCCGGCGGAGTGGAGCCCCTTCACCGCCAGCAAACTGGCGGAGATCTTCCAGGAGGCGGACCTGCCCCCTGGGGTCTTCAACCTGGTCCAGGGCTTCGGGGAGGAGGCGGGGGCGGCCCTGGTGGCCCACCCCCTGGTGCCCCTCATCACCCTCACCGGGGAGACGGAGACGGGGAAGGTGGTGATGCAGAACGCCGCCCGTCACCTCAAGCGGCTTTCCTTGGAGCTCGGGGGGAAAAGCCCCGCCTTGGTCTTCGCCGACGCCGACCTGGAAAGGGCCCTGGACGCCGTGGTCTTCCAGATCTACTCCTTCAACGGGGAAAGGTGCACGGCGAGCTCCCGCCTCCTGGTGGAGGAGGGCATCTTTGAGGAGTTCGTGGCCAAGGTGGCGGAAAGGGCCAGGGCCATCCGCGTGGGCCACCCCTTGGACCCCGAGACGGAGGTGGGGCCCCTGATCCACCCCGAACACCTGGAGCGCGTCCTGGGGTACGTCCGGGTGGGCCTCGAGGAAGGGGCAAGGCTCCTCGTGGGGGGCAGGCGGGCCACCCGCTCCTTCCGGGGGGAGGACCTCTCCCAGGGCAACTACCTGGAGCCCACCCTCTTCGTGGGGGAGAACCACATGAGGATCGCCCAGGAGGAGATCTTCGGGCCGGTGCTCTTGGCCATCCCCTTCAAGGACAAGGAGGACGCCCTCAGGAAGGCCAACGATACCAAGTACGGCCTCGCCGCCTACGTCTTTACCAAGGACCTGGAGCGGGCCCACCGCCTGGCCTTGGAGTTGGAGGCGGGCATGGTCTACCTCAATAGCCACAACGTGCGCCACCTGCCCACCCCCTTCGGCGGGGTGAAGGCGAGCGGGGACCGGCGGGAGGGAGGGTTCTACGCCCTGGAGTTCTACACCGACCTGAAGAGCGTGGCCCTCCCCTTGCGGCCCCCCCACATTCCGAGGTTCGGCAAGTGA
- the hpaB gene encoding 4-hydroxyphenylacetate 3-monooxygenase, oxygenase component, whose translation MARTGAEYIEALRERPPNLWYKGEKVEDPTTHPVFRGIVRTMAALYDLQHDPRFQEALTYEAEGKRHGMSFLIPKTKEDLKRRGQAYKLWADQNLGMMGRSPDYLNAVVMAYAASAAYFGEFAENVRNYYRYLRDHDLATTHALTNPQVNRAKPPSAQPDPYIPVGVVRQTEKGIVVRGARMTATFPLADEVLIFPSTLLKEGPGSEKYAIAFALPTSTPGLHFVCREALVGGDSPFDYPLSSRLEEMDCLVIFDDVLVPWERVFILGNVELCNNAYAQTGALNHMAHQVVALKTAKTEAFLGVAALMAEGIGADAYGHVQEKIAEIIVYLEAMKAFWTRAEEEAKENAYGLLVPDRKALDGARNLYPRLYPRLREILEQIGASGLITLPSEKDFKGPLAPLLDKYLQGATLDARERVALFRLAWDMTLSGFGARQELYERFFFGDPVRMYQTLYQVYDKEPYKERIRAYLRASLGVFAQEEVEA comes from the coding sequence ATGGCGAGGACGGGAGCGGAGTACATAGAGGCCCTGCGGGAGAGGCCCCCAAACCTCTGGTACAAGGGGGAGAAGGTGGAGGACCCCACCACCCACCCGGTCTTCCGGGGGATCGTGCGCACCATGGCGGCCCTTTACGACCTGCAGCACGACCCCCGGTTCCAGGAAGCCCTCACCTACGAGGCGGAGGGGAAGCGCCACGGCATGAGCTTCCTCATCCCCAAGACCAAGGAGGACCTGAAGCGGCGGGGCCAGGCCTACAAGCTCTGGGCGGACCAGAACCTGGGCATGATGGGCCGAAGCCCCGACTACCTGAACGCCGTGGTCATGGCCTATGCGGCGAGCGCCGCGTACTTCGGGGAGTTCGCCGAAAACGTCCGGAACTACTACCGCTACCTGCGGGACCACGACCTGGCCACCACCCACGCCCTCACCAACCCCCAGGTGAACCGGGCCAAGCCCCCTTCCGCCCAGCCCGACCCCTACATCCCCGTGGGAGTGGTGCGGCAGACGGAGAAGGGCATCGTGGTGCGGGGGGCCCGGATGACCGCCACCTTCCCCTTGGCGGACGAGGTCTTAATCTTCCCCTCCACCCTCCTCAAGGAGGGGCCAGGGAGCGAGAAGTACGCCATCGCCTTCGCCCTTCCCACCTCCACCCCTGGGCTCCACTTCGTCTGCCGGGAGGCCCTGGTGGGGGGGGATAGCCCCTTTGACTACCCCCTCTCTAGCCGCCTCGAGGAGATGGACTGCCTCGTCATCTTTGACGACGTCCTGGTGCCCTGGGAGCGGGTCTTCATCCTGGGGAACGTGGAGCTTTGCAACAACGCCTACGCCCAGACGGGCGCCCTGAACCACATGGCCCACCAGGTGGTGGCCCTGAAGACGGCCAAGACGGAGGCCTTCTTGGGGGTAGCGGCCCTCATGGCCGAGGGCATCGGGGCCGACGCCTACGGCCACGTGCAGGAGAAGATCGCCGAGATCATCGTCTACCTCGAGGCCATGAAGGCCTTCTGGACCCGGGCGGAGGAGGAGGCCAAGGAAAACGCCTATGGCCTCCTGGTGCCGGACCGCAAGGCCTTGGACGGGGCCCGGAACCTCTACCCGAGGCTTTACCCGAGGCTAAGGGAAATCCTGGAGCAGATCGGGGCCTCGGGCCTCATCACCCTGCCCTCGGAAAAGGACTTCAAGGGCCCCTTGGCGCCCCTTCTGGACAAGTACCTCCAAGGGGCCACCCTGGACGCCCGGGAGCGGGTGGCCCTCTTCCGCCTGGCCTGGGACATGACCCTTTCCGGCTTTGGGGCCCGGCAGGAGCTTTACGAGCGCTTCTTCTTCGGCGACCCCGTGCGCATGTACCAGACCCTCTACCAGGTGTACGATAAGGAGCCCTACAAGGAGCGGATCCGGGCGTACCTCAGGGCCTCCCTCGGCGTCTTCGCCCAGGAGGAGGTGGAGGCGTGA
- the hpaC gene encoding 4-hydroxyphenylacetate 3-monooxygenase reductase subunit: protein MEEAFKEALSRFASGVTVVAARAGEERGMTATAFMSLSLRPPLVALAVSEGAKLLPLLERAGAFTVSFLREGQEGVSEHFAGRPKEGVSLVEGRVEGALAVLRCRLEALYPGGDHRIVVGRVEAVELGAMGPPLVYFARGYRRLVWPS from the coding sequence CTGGAGGAGGCCTTCAAGGAGGCCCTAAGCCGCTTCGCCAGCGGCGTCACCGTGGTGGCGGCCCGGGCGGGGGAGGAGCGGGGCATGACCGCCACCGCCTTCATGTCCCTAAGCCTCAGGCCCCCCTTGGTGGCCTTGGCGGTGAGCGAGGGGGCGAAGCTTTTGCCCCTTTTGGAGCGGGCGGGGGCCTTCACGGTGAGCTTTCTGCGGGAGGGGCAGGAAGGGGTTTCCGAGCACTTCGCCGGGAGGCCGAAGGAGGGGGTGAGCCTGGTGGAGGGCCGGGTGGAGGGGGCCTTGGCGGTCCTTAGGTGCCGCCTCGAGGCCCTCTACCCGGGCGGGGACCACCGGATCGTGGTGGGGCGGGTGGAGGCGGTGGAGCTTGGGGCAATGGGCCCGCCCCTCGTCTACTTCGCCCGCGGCTACAGGAGGCTTGTATGGCCATCGTAA
- the hpaD gene encoding 3,4-dihydroxyphenylacetate 2,3-dioxygenase translates to MAIVRVGFLELWVQDLERSLEFYQGLLGMLLERREGKAAYLRGYEEREWSLKLTEAPFAAVAALGFKVNSEEGLSALKAWAEREGLFHREEADWGRPRVLRVQDPFGYPLAFYFQAEKLPRMLQEYHLYRGPGVLRIDHVNLFSPEVDRATRYYQEALGFRLTEYTEDEEGRLWASWLHRKGNVHDVAFTNGEGPRLHHFAYWLPDPMAVIRAADILAGARRTDAIERGPGRHGISNAMFLYLRDPDGHRMELYTSDYLTVDPDLPPVRWSLNDPRRQTLWGHRTPKSWFLEGSLLLDPSGNPVPRRASRLAGIPEHVI, encoded by the coding sequence ATGGCCATCGTAAGGGTAGGTTTCCTGGAACTTTGGGTTCAGGACCTGGAGAGGAGCCTGGAGTTTTACCAGGGGCTTTTGGGAATGCTCCTGGAAAGGCGGGAGGGCAAGGCGGCCTACCTCAGGGGCTACGAGGAGCGGGAGTGGAGCCTGAAGCTTACGGAGGCCCCTTTTGCGGCGGTGGCCGCCCTAGGCTTCAAGGTGAACTCGGAGGAGGGCCTTTCCGCCCTTAAGGCCTGGGCGGAGAGGGAAGGGCTTTTCCACCGGGAGGAGGCGGACTGGGGCCGTCCCAGGGTCCTCCGGGTGCAGGACCCCTTCGGCTACCCCTTGGCCTTCTACTTCCAGGCGGAAAAGCTTCCCCGGATGCTCCAGGAGTACCACCTCTACCGGGGGCCCGGGGTCCTCCGCATAGACCACGTCAACCTCTTCTCCCCGGAGGTGGACCGGGCCACCCGCTACTACCAGGAGGCCTTGGGGTTCCGCCTCACGGAGTACACGGAGGACGAGGAGGGGAGGCTTTGGGCGAGCTGGCTCCACCGCAAGGGGAACGTGCACGACGTGGCCTTCACCAACGGGGAGGGCCCCAGGCTCCACCACTTCGCCTACTGGCTTCCCGACCCCATGGCGGTGATCCGGGCGGCGGACATCCTGGCGGGGGCGAGGCGCACGGACGCCATTGAGCGGGGCCCCGGGCGCCACGGCATCTCCAACGCCATGTTCCTCTACCTGCGGGACCCGGACGGGCACCGGATGGAGCTTTACACCTCGGACTACCTCACCGTGGACCCCGACCTGCCCCCGGTGCGCTGGAGCCTCAACGACCCCAGGCGCCAGACCCTTTGGGGCCACCGCACGCCCAAGAGCTGGTTCCTGGAGGGGAGCCTGCTTCTAGACCCTTCGGGGAACCCCGTGCCCAGGCGGGCCTCGAGGCTAGCGGGCATCCCCGAACACGTGATCTAG
- a CDS encoding ABC transporter substrate-binding protein encodes MKRWLAVALALALSAWAQGTLKVGVVVSATGPAASLGIPERNTFLMLQELLDRQGGVAGRKVQFVILDDASDTTQAVRNTRRLVEEGVVAIVGTTTTPASLGMIPVVAEAKVPMISLAASKDIIYPVDAQRFWVFKTPQTEELMARAIVADMVARGVKTVGYIGFNDAYGEGWARFFEAEAKAKGLQVVASERYNRTDTSVTGQALRLIARRPDAILIGASGTPAVLPQRTLKERGYPGLIYQTHGVANPDFLRVGGQDVEGTLLPAGPILVAEQLPGTFPSKRVALDYIQRYEAKYGIGSYSTFGAHAWDAWLILRPALERALKKVDPDKDLSAFRAALRDEIEATKNLVATHGVFTFTKEDHLGLRFEDAAVMVRVEKGRWKLERTFR; translated from the coding sequence ATGAAGCGTTGGTTGGCGGTAGCGTTGGCCCTGGCCCTTTCCGCTTGGGCGCAGGGCACCTTGAAGGTGGGGGTGGTGGTCTCGGCCACGGGGCCCGCCGCCTCCTTGGGCATCCCTGAGCGCAACACCTTCCTCATGTTGCAAGAGCTCCTGGACCGCCAGGGAGGGGTGGCGGGGAGGAAGGTGCAGTTCGTCATCCTGGACGACGCCTCGGACACCACCCAGGCGGTGCGGAACACGAGGCGCTTGGTGGAGGAAGGCGTCGTGGCCATCGTGGGCACCACCACCACCCCCGCCTCCTTGGGCATGATCCCCGTGGTGGCGGAGGCCAAGGTGCCCATGATCTCCCTGGCGGCCAGCAAGGACATCATCTACCCGGTGGACGCCCAGCGCTTCTGGGTCTTCAAGACCCCGCAGACGGAGGAGCTCATGGCCCGGGCCATCGTGGCGGACATGGTGGCCCGGGGGGTGAAAACGGTGGGCTACATCGGCTTTAACGACGCCTACGGGGAAGGCTGGGCCCGCTTCTTTGAGGCGGAGGCCAAGGCCAAAGGCCTCCAGGTGGTGGCCAGCGAGCGCTACAACCGCACGGACACCAGCGTCACTGGCCAGGCCCTGCGCCTCATCGCCCGCCGGCCCGACGCCATCCTCATCGGGGCGAGCGGTACCCCGGCGGTCCTTCCCCAGCGCACCCTGAAGGAGCGGGGCTACCCGGGCCTCATCTACCAGACCCACGGGGTGGCGAACCCCGATTTCCTGCGGGTGGGCGGCCAGGACGTGGAGGGGACCCTCCTTCCCGCCGGGCCCATCCTGGTGGCGGAGCAGCTTCCCGGCACCTTCCCCTCCAAGCGGGTGGCCCTGGACTACATCCAGCGCTACGAGGCCAAGTACGGCATCGGAAGCTACTCCACCTTCGGGGCCCACGCCTGGGACGCCTGGCTCATCCTGCGCCCGGCCCTGGAGAGGGCCTTGAAGAAGGTAGACCCCGACAAGGACCTTTCCGCCTTCCGCGCCGCCCTGAGGGACGAGATTGAGGCCACCAAGAACCTGGTGGCCACCCACGGGGTTTTCACCTTCACCAAGGAGGACCACCTGGGCCTGCGCTTTGAGGACGCCGCCGTCATGGTCCGGGTGGAGAAAGGGCGCTGGAAGCTGGAGCGCACCTTCCGCTAA
- a CDS encoding branched-chain amino acid ABC transporter permease, with protein sequence MDASILGFLLLDGLQNGVIYGLLAIAMVLVFAVTRVILVPIGELLMFAPLSLVWLLEGKIPGTLWLALVLGLVWAGVARGRGALGPILGALGLSALFFLALFLKPLAYPAAVLLVVYLGVATYRVFFQPMREATVLSLLIMAVGLHVAYQGLGLVFFGPEQFRPEPLLRGEVVVGLSWQGVLVLLFALLSVLGLYAFFRFSLYGKALLAAAESRLGARLTGISPEEAGMVAFGIASLMAGLSGLLLAPLINAAYFMGFMLGLKGFVAAILGGLASYPVAFLGALLVGFFESFTSFFASAYKEALVFLLLVPALFYQSLKARAVEE encoded by the coding sequence ATGGACGCTAGCATCCTGGGCTTCCTCCTCCTAGATGGGCTCCAGAACGGGGTCATCTACGGGCTCTTGGCCATCGCCATGGTGTTGGTCTTCGCCGTGACCCGGGTGATCCTGGTGCCCATCGGGGAGCTCCTCATGTTCGCCCCCCTTTCCCTGGTCTGGCTCCTGGAGGGGAAGATCCCGGGGACGCTCTGGCTGGCCTTGGTCTTGGGGCTCGTCTGGGCGGGGGTTGCGCGGGGGCGGGGGGCTTTGGGGCCCATCCTGGGGGCTTTGGGGCTTTCCGCCCTCTTTTTCCTCGCCCTCTTCCTGAAGCCCCTGGCTTACCCGGCGGCGGTCCTCCTGGTGGTCTACCTGGGGGTGGCCACGTACCGGGTCTTCTTCCAGCCCATGCGGGAGGCCACGGTGCTTTCCCTCCTCATCATGGCAGTGGGCCTACACGTGGCCTACCAGGGCTTGGGCCTCGTCTTCTTCGGCCCGGAGCAGTTCCGCCCCGAGCCCCTCCTTAGGGGAGAGGTGGTGGTGGGCCTTTCCTGGCAGGGGGTCTTGGTCCTCCTCTTCGCCCTCTTGAGCGTCCTTGGCCTCTACGCCTTCTTCCGCTTTTCCCTTTACGGGAAGGCCCTTCTGGCGGCAGCGGAGAGCCGGCTTGGGGCCAGGCTTACGGGCATCTCCCCGGAGGAGGCGGGGATGGTGGCCTTTGGCATCGCAAGCCTGATGGCGGGCCTCTCCGGCCTCCTCCTCGCCCCCCTCATCAACGCCGCCTACTTCATGGGCTTCATGCTGGGGCTCAAGGGCTTCGTGGCCGCCATCCTGGGGGGGCTTGCCAGCTACCCGGTGGCCTTCTTGGGGGCGCTTTTGGTGGGGTTTTTTGAGAGCTTCACCAGTTTCTTCGCCAGCGCCTACAAGGAGGCCCTGGTCTTTCTCCTTTTGGTGCCCGCCCTCTTTTACCAAAGCCTCAAGGCGCGGGCGGTGGAGGAGTGA